The segment taaatttttaatgttttaatgagAATTCCTTTCCTCCACTatattataaatcaaaaacaatTATGTGGGTATTTGGGTACGGGTCTTTAATTTGGAAGGTCGATTTCGCTTATGAAAGAAAAGTTGTAGGTTACATCAAAGGTTATCTCAGAAGATTTTATCAACACAGCGTTGATCACAGAGGAATTCCTGAAaaagtatgtacctacgtatatTGCAGTCTCTATATTTGTTGACCAAAATCTTGAGGCCGCTGAACCCTCTTCACAACAGCTGAACATCCAGTGCTTCAATTTCTTTGCTATTCAGAGAATATATGTAAGTTATATTCTCATTCAATCACATTTCTGTGAATTTTAGAATTGATAGACATAATAGAGAAATTATTACATGATAGATTTCATACTTTTTACTtggaatttaatttgtttaagttttaaagcataaaattattatttttgttaatgtaGCAAacacatgtttttttattaaaatatatatatttttttaaaattacagcCAGGCAGAGTTGTGACTCTTATACCAAGTATAGATCCAAACAGCAAAGTATGGGGAGTGGCGTACAAAATAAGGGATCAGGACATTGAGCAAGTAACAAAGCATTTGGACTTCCGAGAGAAGAATGGGTATTCAAAGGAAACTGTGACATTCCACCCTAGAGATGAGAATGATGAGCCTTTTCAGTTAACTCTCTATGTTGCTACTGAGGAAAATGAATCTTATGCAGGTACTATTAATGAAACTTTTcccataaatattaaaattaattacattacatatcAGATTCAGGTTCATTCACTAATATAAGACATTCATTAAATCTTCTATCCAAATAAGAttgagaaaatatatttttaagttgtcAGCTCTGTTGGCCTTTAGTCCCCTCTTATGACatccaaaaagaagaaaagcTATGTAGCTTTTCTCTGTTTCTACTGTTTATACTCATCTGATTACAGCTGATTTATAGCCactatacattaaaatttatacttaattacttatgtgtttgctatttttaaaagatgtcTGATAAAGAATGCTATTAGCGctagtttaaatttaataaatctgtatttaaaaaattccagGTCCAGCATCAATTGAAAACATAGCCAAACAGGTCATATCCAGCGTCGGTCCCAGTGGCACCAACAAGGAGTATGTGTACAACTTAGCCGAAGCCATGCGTGAGATTGCTCCTCAAGTCGATGATGATCATTTGTACTCTTTAGAAGCTGCTGTAAAGAAATTAGACCCAGATTTGACAAATTAACCACTACAGAGTGGTAAAAGTTAGTTAATTGATGACcaagaataatataaacttataatatGATTTCATCTGCCCCGTCCAATTCATCGACTACTGCCACTCTGTCAAGAGTCTTTCGATGAAGAAGAtcataagattttataaaaccGCATTACTAAAATAGTTGTGATCTAGATTTTGTCTTGCTAAACAAagggttttattatattttggttaTAAATTCTTGGACAAAGTTTAGATGAATattagctttaaaaaaattatttatgtaccatttagtaaaatattaataacattgttattttcttgcattataaagttatttattattgaaaatccAGCATTACTGAACCTTAGTTACACATATGATTACTTAATTTACTATTATAGAATCGCATTTTGTCATAATatgctattaatttattagtatttccagtaaaacataacatatcatttaaaataatatattttccttGTTTTTCCCAATGGATAAATTAACCATTAGAAATATTCCTGATAGCTCTGAATAGCTCattatgtgttttaatttagatataaacattttcttaCTTTAAATGTTTCCTTTTTGAGTGACTGACAGACCACTCACAACCTAAACCCACTGGGTCTAGAAATgtgaaatttggcatgaagGTTCATCGTGATGTAGGTGCTCCTAGAGAAAATTTCCCGCGGGAAAAGGAACTATCGGGATTTTTAGTTTAACGCGGGCGGCGAGTATTGATATGTAATAACTTAGTATGCCTTTACTTTAGACAAATAGTTTAAAGCCGAAATAGAAAGccgtttttaaaataatctcgTGTTACtttgaat is part of the Amyelois transitella isolate CPQ chromosome 20, ilAmyTran1.1, whole genome shotgun sequence genome and harbors:
- the LOC106131669 gene encoding putative glutathione-specific gamma-glutamylcyclotransferase 2, translating into MWVFGYGSLIWKVDFAYERKVVGYIKGYLRRFYQHSVDHRGIPEKPGRVVTLIPSIDPNSKVWGVAYKIRDQDIEQVTKHLDFREKNGYSKETVTFHPRDENDEPFQLTLYVATEENESYAGPASIENIAKQVISSVGPSGTNKEYVYNLAEAMREIAPQVDDDHLYSLEAAVKKLDPDLTN